The following are from one region of the Coffea eugenioides isolate CCC68of chromosome 2, Ceug_1.0, whole genome shotgun sequence genome:
- the LOC113763186 gene encoding aldose 1-epimerase-like, which produces MSKLSFLLCLILATIFVVVVNGSESEVGIYELKKGDFSLKVTNFGARIISLVLPDKNGKPTDVVLGYDSVKEYLNDTQYFGAIVGRVVNRIGGAQFTLNGVHYKLDANEKPNMLHGGRKGFSLLTWKVEKYVKDKANPFIVLSYYSPDGEEGFPGNLLVRVTYALLEPYKLSVIMEAEALNKATPVNLAQHSYWNLGGHNSGDVLSDKVQIFGLHYTPANKQLIPTGEILPVKGTPYDFLKPHKIQSQMKGLPSGGTPSGYNVNYALDEGKDHKLKLAAIAYSKKTGIGMMISTSAPGLQFYTANYLNVTGKGGYVYQSHAAYCFETQGFPDAVNHPNFPSTIVNPGDLYVHNMLVEFKIKQK; this is translated from the exons atgtcaaaattatcTTTCTTGTTATGTCTCATTCTTGCAACAATTTTTGTGGTCGTTGTGAACGGCTCCGAAAGTGAGGTTGGGATCTATGAGCTCAAGAAAGGAGATTTTTCATTGAAGGTGACAAACTTTGGTGCTCGGATAATATCCCTCGTTCTCCCTGACAAGAACG GAAAGCCCACAGATGTTGTTCTTGGCTATGATTCTGTTAAAGAATATTTG AATGATACACAATACTTTGGAGCTATTGTTGGCCGGGTTGTTAATCGGATTGGTGGTGCTCAGTTCACTCTAAACGGAGTTCATTATAAGCTTGATGCTAATGAGAAACCAAACATGCTTCATG GTGGTAGAAAAGGATTTAGCCTGCTCACTTGGAAGGTGGAGAAATACGTGAAAGATAAGGCCAATCCTTTCATTGTATTGTCCTATTACAGTCCTGATGGAGAAGAAGGATTCCCTGGAAATCTCCTGGTTAGAGTGACCTATGCTCTACTTGAACCATACAAACTGAGCGTAATAATGGAAGCGGAAGCCCTGAACAAGGCTACTCCTGTGAATCTAGCACAACACAGTTACTGGAATCTTGGAGGCCATAACAGTGGTGATGTCCTCTCGGATAAAGTCCAAATATTCGGCTTACACTACACGCCTGCGAACAAGCAGCTCATCCCGACTGGAGAAATCTTACCTGTTAAAGGAACCCCGTACGATTTCTTGAAGCCCCACAAAATTCAAAGCCAGATGAAAGGACTTCCGAGTGGCGGAACTCCATCTGGTTATAATGTGAATTATGCCCTTGATGAAGGCAAGGACCACAAGCTGAAGCTCGCAGCAATTGCGTACAGTAAGAAGACTGGTATTGGGATGATGATATCAACAAGTGCTCCAGGTCTGCAGTTTTACACGGCTAATTACTTGAACGTGACAGGAAAAGGTGGATATGTTTATCAGTCACATGCAGCATACTGTTTTGAGACTCAAGGATTCCCTGATGCAGTGAACCATCCAAATTTTCCCTCAACAATCGTTAATCCAGGAGATCTTTATGTACACAACATGTTGgttgaattcaaaatcaaacaaaaataa